From one Cucurbita pepo subsp. pepo cultivar mu-cu-16 chromosome LG17, ASM280686v2, whole genome shotgun sequence genomic stretch:
- the LOC111778315 gene encoding cytochrome c oxidase assembly protein COX19-like, with protein MSAGGSFGGNRGLRPVPPEKGVFPLDHMHLCDLEKKEYLNCLKTSGHQSEKCRHLSKKYLQCRMEKNLMAKQDMAELGFGNLSQPSLSGDKLEQV; from the exons ATGAGTGCAG GTGGTTCATTTGGGGGGAATAGAGGATTGAGACCGGTACCCCCAGAAAAAGGAGTCTTCCCTTTGGATCATATGCACCTCTGCGACCTG gagaagaaagaatacCTCAATTGTCTTAAAACGTCTGGTCACCAATCTGAAAAATGCAGGCACTTATCAAAAAAATACCTTCAATGTCGTATGGAAAA GAATTTAATGGCAAAGCAAGACATGGCAGAACTCGGATTCGGGAATTTGAGTCAGCCCAGTTTGTCTGGCGATAAATTGGAACAAGTTTAA